A single Pseudomonadota bacterium DNA region contains:
- the hrcA gene encoding heat-inducible transcriptional repressor HrcA, translating to MLDDRKLAVLRAIVEDFVQTNEPVGSKMVAERHVLGVSSATIRNDMAALEDEGLITQPHTSAGRIPTDAGYRLFVDRLSSVKPLSGAERRAIETFLAGSVDLDDVMQRSVRLLARLTQQVALVQYPSLSRSSVRHVELVPVSATRLLFILVTDTGRVEQRVVDLPAPLDDDTRALLRSQLNAAAAGSRLADVPALVADLAATSGPHATAMRTLVSTLLDTVAEQREERVVLGGAANLARAGGDFHGEVQSVLEALEEHVVLLRLLSEVSEPEAVTVRIGAENQTEGLASASLVATSYGSASRSVAALGVLGPTRMDYPGTMAAVRAVAQYVGRIVA from the coding sequence ATGCTCGATGACCGCAAACTCGCGGTCTTGCGCGCGATCGTCGAGGACTTCGTCCAGACCAATGAGCCAGTCGGCTCCAAGATGGTGGCCGAGCGGCACGTCCTCGGGGTCTCCTCTGCCACCATCCGCAACGACATGGCGGCTCTGGAAGACGAGGGCCTCATCACCCAGCCCCACACCAGCGCCGGCCGCATCCCCACGGATGCCGGCTACCGGCTGTTCGTCGACCGCCTCTCCAGCGTCAAGCCCCTCAGCGGCGCCGAGCGGCGGGCCATCGAGACATTCCTCGCCGGCTCGGTCGACCTCGACGACGTGATGCAGCGCAGCGTGCGCCTACTCGCCCGCCTGACTCAGCAGGTCGCGCTGGTGCAGTACCCGTCGCTCTCGCGGTCCAGCGTCCGACATGTGGAGTTGGTGCCGGTGAGCGCGACCCGCCTGCTGTTCATCCTCGTGACTGACACCGGCCGCGTGGAGCAACGCGTGGTCGACCTGCCTGCGCCGCTGGACGACGACACCCGCGCCCTCTTGCGCTCTCAGCTCAATGCCGCCGCAGCCGGCTCCCGGCTCGCGGACGTGCCGGCGCTGGTGGCCGACCTCGCCGCCACCTCCGGCCCCCACGCCACCGCGATGCGCACCCTCGTCTCGACCCTGCTCGACACCGTCGCCGAGCAGCGCGAGGAGCGAGTGGTGCTCGGCGGCGCTGCGAACCTCGCCCGCGCCGGCGGCGACTTCCACGGCGAGGTGCAGTCGGTGCTCGAGGCACTGGAGGAGCACGTCGTGCTCCTGCGCCTGCTCTCGGAAGTCTCCGAGCCGGAGGCGGTCACCGTCCGTATCGGCGCCGAGAACCAGACCGAGGGGCTTGCGTCAGCCTCACTCGTGGCGACCAGCTACGGCAGCGCCAGCCGCAGCGTCGCCGCTCTCGGCGTGCTCGGCCCGACGCGCATGGACTACCCCGGCACGATGGCCGCGGTCCGCGCCGTGGCGCAATACGTCGGCCGGATCGTGGCAG
- a CDS encoding DUF262 domain-containing protein has protein sequence MVQAVGGVEKLGSFMTASSFSVPAFQRNYAWETPQIDAFWSDVVFAFEHDRDHFLGSLIVLQDNLNGTSQVIDGQQRLTTIFILIAILRDQVFEIPDRVLQPQPGVGGMAFDVGHDIVSTLFRNLPEGLARFEANEHIKKTFFDCVVRNPGDPERKAVKSKGDETSAKLRKSYLRLAKFVSEYFSVEGQSDQARLKRLYDFYRAMVDRLQVLKVVCSSTQEAIEVYMTLNSRGLGLQQSDLVKSLLIMNAVNPKQAADDWSELVDDVGEGQIDQFLRYYLIAYGPSNESVRVKEVFSRFEQWLNDGDRNDVAARTAFRLADLQKKGKTFAQLIGNDDLPAEHQALALTFAGLDTVLDSYRVLLFVVLDSAVPLQTAQRHTLVKAVECLVLRWLVAGGNAQELETLFQAWARLLRNAAPAAFDQLLQEIKSHQKGDEVVRVNLRQPLDSIPLARFMLFRLNEVLTGENQMVEFEPKKAHVEHIAPKKPTPYWYEALSCVDEAGNPIQSDYDELKELVGNKTILDHLINKKIQNLEWSVKKAGKLREDGTVEMHGYHHSTFSGTTRDLESIDYWSKECILRRTEWFIDSFLKIWSVDQQQQGVVPFSVWPH, from the coding sequence ATGGTTCAGGCGGTTGGCGGCGTTGAGAAGCTGGGAAGCTTCATGACCGCCTCTTCATTCTCAGTCCCTGCGTTTCAGCGAAACTATGCATGGGAAACGCCTCAAATTGATGCATTCTGGTCCGACGTTGTGTTCGCATTTGAGCACGATCGCGACCATTTTCTCGGCTCATTGATTGTCTTGCAGGACAATCTCAACGGCACATCGCAGGTGATCGACGGCCAACAGCGTCTGACGACCATTTTCATTCTGATTGCAATTCTTCGCGACCAGGTATTTGAGATTCCAGACAGGGTTCTGCAGCCCCAGCCTGGTGTGGGGGGAATGGCCTTCGACGTCGGTCATGACATCGTCTCGACCCTGTTCAGAAATCTGCCCGAGGGTTTGGCTCGGTTTGAAGCGAACGAACACATCAAGAAGACCTTCTTTGATTGCGTCGTCCGTAATCCTGGGGATCCTGAGCGCAAGGCGGTGAAGTCAAAGGGAGATGAGACCAGCGCAAAATTACGAAAGTCCTACTTGCGCTTGGCAAAATTCGTCTCAGAGTATTTCTCAGTAGAAGGACAGTCAGATCAGGCGCGACTGAAACGACTCTATGACTTTTACCGCGCGATGGTGGATCGCCTTCAGGTGCTCAAGGTCGTGTGTTCGTCTACTCAAGAGGCGATCGAGGTCTACATGACTTTGAACAGTCGAGGTCTAGGATTGCAGCAAAGCGACCTCGTCAAGAGTCTCCTGATCATGAACGCAGTCAATCCGAAGCAGGCGGCAGATGACTGGAGTGAACTGGTCGACGACGTCGGTGAGGGGCAGATCGACCAGTTCCTGCGTTACTACCTAATCGCATACGGTCCGAGCAACGAATCTGTGCGAGTCAAGGAAGTCTTCAGCAGATTTGAGCAGTGGCTAAATGACGGCGATCGCAATGACGTCGCCGCGAGGACGGCATTCAGACTCGCCGACCTGCAGAAGAAGGGCAAGACTTTTGCGCAACTAATCGGCAATGACGATTTGCCTGCGGAGCATCAGGCCCTTGCGCTTACGTTCGCTGGACTCGACACTGTGCTGGATTCATACAGAGTGCTGTTGTTCGTTGTCTTGGACTCTGCGGTTCCCCTCCAGACGGCCCAACGCCACACACTAGTAAAGGCAGTGGAGTGCCTCGTCCTTCGATGGCTGGTCGCAGGCGGCAACGCCCAGGAATTGGAGACTCTCTTTCAGGCCTGGGCGAGGCTCTTGCGCAACGCTGCACCGGCCGCTTTTGACCAGTTGCTTCAGGAGATCAAGTCACATCAAAAGGGTGACGAGGTCGTGCGTGTCAACCTGAGGCAGCCGCTAGACAGCATTCCGCTCGCCCGGTTCATGTTGTTCCGGCTAAACGAGGTCCTCACCGGCGAGAACCAAATGGTTGAGTTTGAGCCCAAGAAAGCCCATGTCGAGCATATTGCTCCGAAGAAGCCCACGCCGTATTGGTACGAGGCCCTGTCCTGCGTAGACGAGGCTGGCAATCCCATCCAGTCTGACTATGACGAGCTTAAGGAGCTAGTCGGTAACAAGACGATTCTGGACCACCTGATCAACAAGAAGATTCAGAACCTTGAGTGGTCCGTGAAGAAGGCAGGGAAGCTTCGTGAAGACGGCACAGTCGAGATGCACGGTTACCACCATTCCACGTTCAGTGGCACTACCAGAGACCTAGAATCAATTGACTATTGGTCCAAGGAATGCATACTCAGACGTACCGAGTGGTTTATCGACAGCTTTCTCAAGATCTGGTCAGTGGACCAACAGCAGCAGGGAGTGGTGCCCTTTTCGGTATGGCCTCATTAG
- a CDS encoding radical SAM protein has translation TLRAGGFTRVSFGHQSSAASVLRVLERSHTPGRTLRAVADARAAGFEHINIDLIYATPGETESDLRRTLDDVISSGADHVSAYSLIVEPGTRLAAHVRRGDIPVPDDDTAAQRYQLIDAALRAAGFHWYEVSNWAKPGAHCRHNLVYWHNHDWWGVGPGAHSHMRGRRWWNHKHPARWAGDLVAGSLPVAGAEDVDAAGQTLEHVMLGLRLREGISTGVLTPEARVRADEFARDGLLEAEALQGGRAVLSDAGRLLADAVVRELTP, from the coding sequence GACCCTGCGCGCCGGCGGCTTCACCCGGGTTTCCTTCGGCCACCAGAGCAGCGCCGCATCGGTCCTGCGGGTGCTCGAGCGCAGCCATACCCCCGGGCGCACGCTGCGGGCCGTCGCGGACGCCCGAGCCGCCGGCTTCGAGCACATCAACATCGACCTCATCTACGCCACACCGGGGGAGACCGAGTCCGACCTGCGCCGCACCCTGGACGACGTCATCAGCAGCGGCGCGGACCATGTCAGCGCCTACTCCCTCATCGTCGAGCCGGGCACGCGGCTTGCCGCCCATGTCCGACGCGGCGACATCCCTGTCCCCGACGACGACACCGCGGCGCAGCGCTACCAACTCATCGACGCAGCCCTGCGCGCCGCCGGCTTCCATTGGTACGAGGTGAGCAACTGGGCGAAGCCGGGCGCGCACTGCCGGCACAACCTCGTGTACTGGCACAACCACGACTGGTGGGGAGTCGGCCCGGGGGCTCACTCGCACATGCGCGGCCGGCGCTGGTGGAACCACAAGCATCCCGCGCGATGGGCCGGTGACCTCGTCGCCGGCAGCCTTCCGGTCGCCGGGGCAGAAGATGTGGATGCAGCCGGCCAGACCCTGGAGCACGTGATGCTCGGCCTACGCCTGCGAGAGGGCATCAGCACCGGCGTGCTCACCCCCGAGGCGCGCGTGCGCGCCGATGAGTTCGCCCGAGACGGCCTGCTCGAGGCCGAGGCCCTCCAGGGTGGCCGGGCCGTGCTCAGCGACGCCGGCCGGCTCCTGGCAGATGCCGTGGTCCGCGAACTGACGCCCTGA